GGTACAGAAGTTTGCTGGCAGTTACAATTGGGATTCTGCTTTTTCTTTTGACTAGCTTTTCTGATCTGGGGAATGTATCAGCAGAGAATTTTTCACGGTATCTATCCGTTTATCCATATGACAATACAATATGTAGAGAGAAAGAATGCTCGACTTGTAAACTTCCAAAGTTCATTGTATTGGTGTCATGTTTGTTAGTGTGTCTTTTTAATTATCTAAAACGTGATCAGATTGTTCTTTTGATCCAGACCTTCTAGATCCAAGCATTGCAGCATATGCAATCCATGTGTTGCCTGCTTTGGTCATCATTGTAGGTGGATGGTTTGTATCTTCAACTgttctttgtttctttattttatttcgtttaGCGAGTTGTTCTATGTACAGCATATTAAAAACATCAGACTCTTACGTCTACTTAAGATGGTGTTTACTTTAGTCCAGAATAATTGTATTGGGGAGAGAAGTACACAATCTTTTGGCTGTTCTTTTTTGGTCAATTCTTCACCATGCATCAGCTGCTAGCAATCCGTATTTCTATTTAGTTTACATAATTGCCTTTTTCATTTTGCAGTAGGTAACATTTTCTTGGAGAACATGAGCATCCTCTAGTTACTCGACCTAAACCACCATTAACTATGATTAGTACTTTTGACATTTACCAGATTTCCATTACTATCGAGGTTGTTTTTCATTAAAGTGATGATCTAAATCTAGTAACTGAGTTTGTGTTTTGTCCATTAATGAGTCACTTGCAATTTCTCAGCCTTGTTTGAGATCAAGAGCACTGCTCATCCTTTTCTTACTTTGTCCCGATCTATGGGCTACAAAAATGAGCTATTTTCTGCATTTTGTTTCCATATTTCATGTTAAAATCGTAGCAAGTGTTCTGCAGGCATTTCATTCTTTGCATTTATTGGATTGGTTCTTGCTGGAagattgaaagaattgaaagttgtatatattttaacagGTATGATTGATTCAGACTTACGTTTTCTAGTTTATTAATGATGTACAAACTAAACGTTCCGggctatttttttgttaattttattatggtgTAGAAAATTCGTTTTGTAGTTTAGCCCCTCATATTGTACTGGCAAGTGCATTAGTTTTtagacattttctttttctgcttTACGTATAGGATCTTGCTGCTAATATTTTGAGCTTAATACATTGTCTTTTGTTTTCCAGCAGAGGCTGTTAGGCTCGCATGACACTCAAATCCCTCTTAGGGTGTTTATGGCTATAGTTTCGATCTTGTTGATGGGTTTTTTTGCTTATCCTGCTAACCTTTGTCTCATAAACACTTCAACAAATGAGGTCAGATCTGTTTCAACCTGGTTCTGCTGTTTGTTTTGTTGGTACCTTAAGTTGACATTGCTAACTAGCACTGGTTATTACCATAATTTGGCAACCTAGCCTCCGTTGAACATAAACCTGGAAATACTTTTCTATGCCGATTATTAAGTCCTAAGTGAAACTATGAAACTAGAATCGAATGTTGTCATCTTTCTGAGGCAATCCAGCCTTGACCTAAGATAAACCCTGAACTACTTTGCTATGCAGATTGTTATGTTGTTAAAGAAACCATGAAACTAGAATCAGATGTTCTCATCTATCCGAAGCAATCTAGATTGTTATGTTGTTAAAGAAACCATGAAACTACTTTGCCTTGACCGTACATAAACCCGGGAATACTTTGCTATGCTGATCATTAAGTTGCTAGATAAACCAGGAAACTAGAATCGTATGACCTCATCTGGCTAACCAGCTTTAACCAAACATAAACCCGGAAATACTTTGCTATGTCGATTATTAAGTTGTTAATGAGACTGTAAAACTAGAATAAGATGTTTTCATCTTCTGCATAAGCTGGCTGAGTGAGATCTGCGGCATTGAAAGTAAGCATCAATGGCATGAATAGCAAAAAGCTCCTAAAGAACAAATGTAAAATCTTTCTTTAAAAGGTTCCTTCTATAGAATACTGTGAAGAACAATGTGTATGTGAATGGATTCTTTCCCAATTTATATGAGATCATTTTGTCCGGTCCCGACAAGAGCATCGTTCACTCTGCTTCCACAATCTGGTCCGTGGCACCATGTTGTAAGCTAAAGATTCTAGATGGATGTACTTATTTCGAAGCATTCGGATATTGGTCTATTGTACACCTTGATGGCTCGGTATTATTGTTCAGTAGACCAATGAATTTGTTTATTCGTATTgcaaattcatattatttccGCATGTCATAGTTCTTTTGATAATTAGACAGGACAAAGcaaaaaatatctttattttctctttaatgTGATTTAAAATGCATGGAATCTTAGTAAAGAAGGAATCTAACTATGATCATGGTGGAGACAATGGAATgttgtataatatatatgttgttAATGAATTGGATTTCCAATAAGATTCTTGCAAGTGCTTCTCCTATGTTTGTTTCATTCCTAACATCATCTTGGACCTTTGGTTCCCCACCTTGTTTTTATTTGTAGTTAAAATCCTTGTATTTGCAATCAAATTTTGGTATGAAATCTAtatttatatcatgtttatgttatttaaaatataatatatgatatgaaatgtatacttatatagtgttctaaattattttccatCTCATCtcatattgtatattatttggtattGGGGTTTCaaatgatattattgaaattgaaaagtagatggaaaaggaaaaaggtaGAAAAAGGGCTTCCCATAATTGAACAATTTAGTGGGTATAATAATACCTACTTTATTCTATCAACTTGGTCCATTGACTAAGTAATTCTAATGTCCATGAAGAACAATTTAGAGAATAAAACATCACCCAATATGATGGGAGCTCAAATgtcatttcaattattattattattttgtcatttCCATCTTTAGCATATATTAGTTACATGTGAAATAGCtttcaagtaaaataaaaatagttttatattaaGATGATTAAGTTTTAGTTCAACTGGTTTAGATATTGTTATTAATGTTAGAGAACGAAGATTCGAGTGCGTTAAATCATTCTCTTATTTATGTGTAATTCTAagcattttataatacatatatataaaatcaagacttataataaaattatttaaaaactaagcCTTACGTTATTTGAAACTCAAATTCTCTTTTAATACTTTTGTTTCCTTTAACctctttttaaaagatttttgatCAATGCAATTGCATTTTCTACATCATTATAGAAAATGGGTTATGGAACATTTCAAGTGTGTtgaatattgaaaataatagtttaatttattaatcattttcAATAATACATAATGTTGAGCTGTgattggttaatttttaaaaataaaaaattataaagaaaaattaataaaaactttaaaattttcaaaaatttcaaataaaatataaagaataataaacattacaaaaagaatttaaaaataaaattaaaataatataaatgggatttaatcatatatgaatattagTAATATTTACATAAACCATATATGCATGATTGTACGACACTACACTTTAACATGAACATTTGAGTGGATGAAACGTAGGCCATAGTGGGGAGCACTTTATATATTCCTTTTTATCTcgtaaaaaattacttttttatacATTTAGTGGAATTTATCtctcatcatcatcaaataataataattattcaccATTTCTAGTAAAAAAAATCGATTAACTATGGATTTAACGAGttatgaaattctttttccaTATAAAAATTATCTGAAAATTcgaataataatattgatatcaacaaaattaaaaattagttaataattaattgttaattaagCTATGACGAatgatttatattaatatttaaattttctgttagatatttaattttagcacttttatatagaaatatttatcaaatttcaaatacaaatattaaaaagaagaaaaagaaaatccatAAAAGTTAGATGTCATTAGCTTTAGAAAAAAGTATAAGCTTTGAACACTAATTTGTCAATCATCGAGAACTCTTCaacacttttattttcttctcattgaataaaaagaagaagaattttttgggtaaactatacaAAGAGTCACcagattattaaaaattttttaggcattcaaaataataataataaattgtaatttgAGCACTCATGCTACATAGTTCgattattttggtcactcttgTTAAAATAACAAACGACAAGCTGATGTGGTAGTTAAAAAAATCGATATAATAACAATTAaccctcaacttttacatattatatcgatttaaccataattttaaaaataaaccctaaaatttataaatattctcaatttaatcttaattgtaaaaatatataaatatttttaaaaaatcttcataTTAATATTGCATTAATAAGCCCCACCCTCTCTCCCTCTCCCCCTTTCCCACCATCGTCCTTGTCCCCCTACCTCCATCACCGTCCGAGTGCCATCGGGCTTCAATGATGTTTATAGGTGCACACATGACAAACACACGGGAAACAAAAGCATTCGCTCTTTTAGCAATTCCCTTGTTGGACAAAAGAGCGAATGCATTTGCTTCCCGTGTGTTTGTTTTGTGTGCACCTATAAACATCATTGAAGTCCGGTGACATCCGAACGGTGGTAGGGTTGGGGGGACAAGAGACAAGGACAGTGGTGGGAGAGGGACGAGGGTggggtttattttatttaatattaatataattatatttatttaatattaaaagtttaaatttattattatattttttgaaaaaattatatatattttttaaattttttaaaattaagatcaaattgagaatatttgtaaattttgaggttaattttttaaaatttattattaattcgatataatatgtaaaagattGATGGCTAAATTTGTTACTATAGTTATTTCTTTAACTGCCACGTTAACTTGCCGTTTGTGATTTTAACGGGAGTGGTCGAAATGACCGAACTATATATTATGAGtgcttaaattgaaaattttgggtgcctaaaataatttttttataatttaataactatctgtataatttaccttttttttttcttaagaaaaagcccaaataaaatgttttattttcttttctaaatctcGAAACCAAAGGCCATGGCCACCCAAagcttaacaaaaatttatgtCAATTAAGGTAGTTAGTACTGTATTAAtagatatttcattttttattgatattaatatatattagtatcCTTATGTaccaatatattattttagatttatcgttattatataaaataaattttaaatataaaataataatcaatcatATAAAACATGCTACACATGATTGATTATAAGGcatacattaaataaattcaaaattttgagtcccaaaaagacaataataaaaaaaagtttttctaTACTAGAAGGTACTTATCTATTGGTCCTACcgataaaaaattatatcaaaataaaatctaaactttATTGTCCCGTTTTAATACTAAcataagatattttaatataataatcaattgagtcttaatttgatAGATATTGATACTAGTATTGTTGATAGCGCAGGAGAACATGAGTTCGAGCACGCTCAAACGTATCATCCTCCTATTTAAAGGGTGAGAATGGactttgaataattttaagcaTTACATTCTCTATATGtaaacacttaaaataaaaaggtgGATGGGTAATATTTGgtgaaaattattgaaaagcAAATGGAATTTGCGTTGGATTCACGTTGTTGGAAAAGCAAATTGAGGATGAATTagcaacattattttttattttttaattgtatattCAGAAATCACTTGGATTGAATGTGAAGGAACACACTTCTGTCTGCTGCAAGGAAAGCATCATATTCTTATGCTACATGTTATCCAAACTCTACTGTAAGTATCGgatatccatatatatatatatatatattgctcgATTGGGGTATATTTTTCGTTCATAGATGAATAAGTGTAAAAtacaactaaaatttaaataatattagtaaGCTATTATATGATACTCGTATATATTATATTCGTAAGCTATTAATGTTATTCGATtctaagtttagggtttatataaattttaagatttacgGGTTAAATTTGACCTTCATTTTTCTCGTATATCAATTCTCAACCCAAAAGTTTCAGTAACTCAAGTAAGACATTTTGTATATAGCATCTTTTATACACTTGTTTATATAGTTGGATTAGTTTGTTcggtttgattaaataaataattataaaattataaaaaaaaacttgattctATTAGTGCATACCAATTCATTAGTGAACTTTATTATGGACCACTACCCTTGATTGGTTCACCGTCCAACTGATTAGTCTGGTTTtgaaaatcataatatatattattatactaCACATGGTTGAGTCTGGTTCGTGAGTTAATTTGATACTAAGTTAAGAAAGACctgaaaatcatttaaaaaaaacaataaatattagaGTTAATTACATTGAATATCTCCAAACTATGATCCTTATTCTAAATTGATCCTCAAACTTCAtaatattctaattacatcattaaattattaatgttatatcAATCGGTCATTCCATTGTTGAAATcgttaatttaactattaaatgatACGGAAATCTTATGTGACatgatttaaaacaaaaattttaaagaaaagtaaatattatcgtgtaaagtttaaattttgaaattaaaaataatgtaaaactaagaaaaaagagagaataataGTTTATGAAAAGATTCGAAAACCTCAAGACCAAGATTTCtacatcattcattttcttttaaattttctattttaaattgtgTCACATAAGATTTGATATATCATTTAACAGTTAAatcaatgattttaataatgaaaatcgTATGTGAAAGTCATAGTTTGAAAATGAagcaattaaatctaaatattataatatttgagaaatattttcccattttttacATGAAATCTTTCAATAAATCAACTAAAACAATACTATTTAAATTGACAATACTTGTTTGAAATACTGTTAAGATTTTCATCCGCCATTTAGATGATATGGATTCAAACCCTATCATCACTTTCCCGTATTATTATaaagataaaaacaataaataaaatgaatattaatataaaatcaaacttGAAATTAGTGAAATATTTTACGTAAAATATTCTCTTTACAATGccacatttaatttaattttcatgctgcttttagaattttaaaggCAATTTCATTGTTTTCCCTTTTCTGGGGGcttattttatcctattttgagtatttttttataaatacgaATAGAAATATGGGTTAAATAGGGATacatgtaaatttaaaaaatattttttgaaatcctcgtgaATTCGTatggtattaatttttttacaaatatttatattaattttcgtACCAACaatttattgtatattttgtacaaattttaacatattaatttgacacaattataaattttatatatatatatatttactattgTACCAAATACAAAATTGACAAGTCTTGGTGGCCAACTTTATATGACTTGTGGTCCAAATCTAATCTTTTGTCGGAAGAATTTATCAAATCAtgtatattatgtttttatttataatatatttaaatttatctaacatatttttgtaaaaaccgatatttttagaaaaaattttcataCTATCATTCATTAGGTAACTAATCGTATCACCGACAATGGTTGGTATTACCTCCTCGTAGAATCTTGCCTCCTCAAGATACTCCCAACTCCATGAACCAAGTCCCCACGAGCATGTGCTCAAGACACACCAGCTCTCAATGAAATACAAGAGACAAAACCTCCACCTAAGATCAGTATGTTGACTGCTCGATGGAAGGCACTTCAAAAACTTATCTAAAACGAATCatccaataattttaaatttttaaaatttaggataattaataacttagtaaaatatatatttaaaagatccATAcactttttcatatatataattttatggtggtttaatattattagatatAACCATGAAATTTCCTTATTGGTAGTCAAACACAGATAAGATTTCCAGCTCTCCTATTATTCAAAACcctatcttgaaaatattttatatgatcaAAGTTGGAAGCCAATCTGAAAATGGCTTACTAAGGTATTCCGTTATTATATTCAGGTTCATGTAtcttatgttttattaaaaactttattataaaatttcattattcaagAGATTAGACAGTccatattaaaattcaaattaaaaatataggctcTTTCTTTTAATCCCCAAAATTTCGTGCAGTGTCTGCGCAAGgaggattaaaattttgttcaaagtTCGATTTTATTTAGATCAACAAAAAGTTGGTTTGGTGAAGGCTAAACCTGTTTGTTTTAAACATCAATTTGCATTTTAATAACGAAAGTTGTACCAAATTTTGTATGTGTTTAAGGtataatttgaatttcatccatctattttataaaaattgagaaattagtcCCTCAACTTTAGTTCAAAAAATTAGCACAAACCAATATTTCAAGTTCATTTGTTTACTAACCAGTGGACTCAATTCTTAGTTTTTGAATTAGGAGattaaattttggtaaattaatgtgaagggattaaattttcaatttttataaaatagagGGATGAAATTTGGGGTTAACctttaatttaaatgtaaaataataaaaaaacgtCGCCACGTTAATCGGATAGCATTAATTACGAGTTTACATAATTGACGATAACCCCATTTAATATAAACATGTGGGTTCACATTTTGTCCTTTAGACATGGAAATGATATAAATAGACTCTGCTATCTTTCATCTTGAAGCTCAATAAACAAGAAATCTCTAAAATCTTCTGATTTTTCTAAGTCTTTTTCTTATCTTCTGTTTGGCTTCTGAGAAAGTGTTTTAAGAAGAACAATGAATGCATTAGTGGCAACCAACAGAAACTTCAAGCTAGCAGCCAGGCTTCTTGGTTTGGATTCTAAGCTTGAAAAGAGTCTCCTCATTCCCTTCAGGGAAATCAAGGTCAGTTCTCTCAAAAAAAATCGTGTTTGACGCAGATCTGAAAACGGGTACAAGGAAAAACATGTCCGAGTCCGAGTAACATAGATTCTAATTGTAATGGATGTTTGAACATGTCTTGCCAGGTTGAATGCACCATACCCAAAGATGATGGCACATTGGCAACTTTTGTTGGCTTTAGGATTCAACATGACAATGCTAGAGGTCCTATGAAAGGAGGAATCAGATATCACCCTGAGGTCTGTTATTGAAAAGCAAATATATTCGAGTCGGAAACGTACTTGTATCCGAGCTTTAACACGGGTTTTGTAATCGAATAATGTAGGTTGACCCTGATGAAGTGAATGCATTGGCCCAACTAATGACATGGAAGACAGCAGTTGCAAACATCCCATATGGTGGGGCTAAAGGTGGTATAGGATGTAACCCTGGAGAGTTGAGCAAATCCGAACTAGAACGCCTCACTCGAGTTTTCACCCAGAAAATACATGATCTTATCGGAATTCATACCGATGTTCCAGCACCTGATATGGGTACTGGTCCGCAGGTAGGTTATGTTTTATGGGTTATTCATAAAGTATTCTGATTGGAAACATATTCGGGCATTGATAAATGGTATTTTGCTTTTTTGTTGTGGTTAAACAGACAATGGCATGGATACTAGATGAGTACTCAAAATTCCATGGTCATTCACCTGCTGTGGTGACCGGAAAACCGATTGTAAGCATTTCACTTCACTTTCACCTTATAATTCGTGTTATATAGATTTTGACATTTGTGTATTCGGATCGGATTTGTGTTTATATAGGATCTTGGAGGATCACTTGGCAGAGATGCGGCCACTGGCCGAGGGGTGCTGTTTGCAACTGAGGCCCTTCTTAATGAACATGGCAAGTCCATCTCTGGACAAAAATTTGTAATTCAGGTACGATTTTCagcaaaaaaac
The Gossypium raimondii isolate GPD5lz chromosome 8, ASM2569854v1, whole genome shotgun sequence DNA segment above includes these coding regions:
- the LOC105792558 gene encoding probable glutamate dehydrogenase 3, which translates into the protein MNALVATNRNFKLAARLLGLDSKLEKSLLIPFREIKVECTIPKDDGTLATFVGFRIQHDNARGPMKGGIRYHPEVDPDEVNALAQLMTWKTAVANIPYGGAKGGIGCNPGELSKSELERLTRVFTQKIHDLIGIHTDVPAPDMGTGPQTMAWILDEYSKFHGHSPAVVTGKPIDLGGSLGRDAATGRGVLFATEALLNEHGKSISGQKFVIQGFGNVGSWAAQLIHEKGGKVVALSDITGAIKNSNGIDIPSLLKHVKENKGIKGFHGGDSIDPKSVLVEDCDILIPAALGGVINRENANEIKAKFIIEAANHPTDPEADEILSKKGVIILPDIYANSGGVTVSYFEWVQNIQGFMWDEEKVNSELKTYMTKGFKDVKQMCQTHNCDLRMGAFTLGVNRVARATVLRGWEA